A genomic segment from Neodiprion lecontei isolate iyNeoLeco1 chromosome 1, iyNeoLeco1.1, whole genome shotgun sequence encodes:
- the LOC107227643 gene encoding MICOS complex subunit MIC13 homolog QIL1 isoform X2, translating to MSTKLRIITKFAVKASVAGGFTYYTIREGLWSDPEETVKLYGRMYNNIAPYVKRNIPKEVATELPELPSVTDITCLVKSSWNKGVITTFKFISNLPEHTSNAIEASGIKGAILSAIDSVNTPEKPAQA from the exons ATGAGTACGAAGCTCCGAATAATCACGAA ATTTGCTGTGAAGGCCAGCGTAGCCGGTGGCTTTACTTATTACACAATTCGAGAAGGTCTTTGGTCCGATCCAGAGGAAACTGTAAAACTGTATGGTAGAATGTACAACAACATAGCACCATACGTGAAAAGAAATATTCCCAAGGAAGTAGCAACAGAG CTTCCCGAACTGCCTAGTGTCACAGACATTACGTGCTTAGTTAAATCCTCATGGAACAAGGGCGTGATTACAACATTTAAGTTCATATCGAATTTACCTGAACACACATCTAATGCAATCGAGGCGAGTGGAATCAAAGGCGCTATTCTTAGTGCGATAGATTCTGTCAATACCCCCGAGAAACCAGCTCAGGCTTAA
- the LOC107227643 gene encoding MICOS complex subunit MIC13 homolog QIL1 isoform X3, giving the protein MGVLRFAVKASVAGGFTYYTIREGLWSDPEETVKLYGRMYNNIAPYVKRNIPKEVATELPELPSVTDITCLVKSSWNKGVITTFKFISNLPEHTSNAIEASGIKGAILSAIDSVNTPEKPAQA; this is encoded by the exons ATGGGCGTCTTGCG ATTTGCTGTGAAGGCCAGCGTAGCCGGTGGCTTTACTTATTACACAATTCGAGAAGGTCTTTGGTCCGATCCAGAGGAAACTGTAAAACTGTATGGTAGAATGTACAACAACATAGCACCATACGTGAAAAGAAATATTCCCAAGGAAGTAGCAACAGAG CTTCCCGAACTGCCTAGTGTCACAGACATTACGTGCTTAGTTAAATCCTCATGGAACAAGGGCGTGATTACAACATTTAAGTTCATATCGAATTTACCTGAACACACATCTAATGCAATCGAGGCGAGTGGAATCAAAGGCGCTATTCTTAGTGCGATAGATTCTGTCAATACCCCCGAGAAACCAGCTCAGGCTTAA
- the LOC107227643 gene encoding MICOS complex subunit MIC13 homolog QIL1 isoform X1: MGVLRLVYALKFNEALLARFAVKASVAGGFTYYTIREGLWSDPEETVKLYGRMYNNIAPYVKRNIPKEVATELPELPSVTDITCLVKSSWNKGVITTFKFISNLPEHTSNAIEASGIKGAILSAIDSVNTPEKPAQA; encoded by the exons ATGGGCGTCTTGCGGTTAGTATATGCATTGAAGTTTAACGAAGCTCTGCTGGCACG ATTTGCTGTGAAGGCCAGCGTAGCCGGTGGCTTTACTTATTACACAATTCGAGAAGGTCTTTGGTCCGATCCAGAGGAAACTGTAAAACTGTATGGTAGAATGTACAACAACATAGCACCATACGTGAAAAGAAATATTCCCAAGGAAGTAGCAACAGAG CTTCCCGAACTGCCTAGTGTCACAGACATTACGTGCTTAGTTAAATCCTCATGGAACAAGGGCGTGATTACAACATTTAAGTTCATATCGAATTTACCTGAACACACATCTAATGCAATCGAGGCGAGTGGAATCAAAGGCGCTATTCTTAGTGCGATAGATTCTGTCAATACCCCCGAGAAACCAGCTCAGGCTTAA
- the LOC107227654 gene encoding proliferation-associated protein 2G4 yields MADKEEAEKTIAEDLVVTKYKMAGDIVNRVLKQVLEKCVVGASVREICEYGDKLLTEETGKTFKKEKELKKGIAFPTCVSVNNCICHFSPVPSEPDLTLKADDMVKVDLGAHIDGFIAVVAHTVVIGSSAENKVTGRKADVVLAAHYASQAALRLLKPGTETYTITGTVEKICGAYKCKPIEGMLSHQLKQFKIDGEKTIIQNPNDAQKKEHEKFTLDTHEVYAMDVLVSTGDGVGREQDTRVTIYKKTEETYQLKLKASRMFYSELSHKHGLMPFNLRTFEDEKKAKMAVVECVNHRLIEPFQVLYEKPTEHVAQFKFTVLLMPNGPHKITGIPCDLEIFHSECVVEDPELKSLLNSSANPKSAKKKKKKAEKAVGEVAMEVDAKA; encoded by the exons ATGGCGGACAAAGAGGAGGCTGAGAAGACAATCGCCGAGGACTTGGTTGTCACCAAGTATAAGATGGCCGGCGATATAGTAAACC GAGTCCTGAAGCAGGTCTTGGAAAAATGTGTCGTTGGCGCATCTGTTAGAGAGATATGCGAGTACGGAGATAAGCTGTTGACGGAAGAGACtggaaaaactttcaaaaaggaaaaggaattGAAGAAGGGTATAGCTTTTCCCACTTGCGTTTCCGTGAACAATTGCATTTGCCATTTCTCACCTGTACCGAGTGAGCCTGATCTGACTCTGAAAGCAGACGACATGGTTAAAGT agACCTTGGTGCACACATAGATGGCTTCATAGCCGTAGTTGCACACACCGTTGTAATTGGTTCCTCGGCAGAAAATAAAGTAACTGGTAGAAAGGCTGACGTAGTGCTAGCTGCGCACTATGCTTCGCAAGCTGCGTTACGACTTCTTAAACCAGGCACCGAG ACTTATACGATCACAGGAacagtggaaaaaatttgcgGGGCGTACAAATGCAAGCCTATTGAGGGGATGCTTAGCCATCAACtaaaacaattcaaaattGACGGAGAGAAGACGATTATTCAAAATCCAAATGACGCTCAGAAGAAAGAACACGAAAAGTTTACTCTTGATACACACgag GTGTACGCAATGGATGTATTGGTAAGCACAGGCGATGGAGTTGGACGGGAACAAGATACTAGAGTGACCATATACAAAAAGACGGAAGAAACTTATCAGCTGAAACTGAAAGCCTCTCGTATGTTTTATTCGGAACTGTCGCACAAGCACGGACTCATGCCATTTAACCTGCGTACTTTTGAAGATGAGAAGAAAGCCAAGATGGCTGTGGTCGAATGTGTCAATCACAGATTGATTGAACCATTCCAG GTTTTGTATGAAAAACCAACCGAGCATGTAGCACAATTCAAGTTTACAGTGCTGTTAATGCCGAACGGACCTCACAAAATAACGGGAATTCCTTGTGATCTTGAGATTTTTCATTCCGAATGTGTCGTTGAAGACCCTGAGCTTAAG TCTCTTTTGAACTCTTCGGCGAATCCCAAGTCtgcaaagaagaagaaaaagaaggccGAAAAAGCCGTTGGTGAAGTGGCTATGGAAGTGGATGCCAAGGCCTAA
- the LOC107227647 gene encoding NEDD8-activating enzyme E1 catalytic subunit, with translation MGSDYAHRKWCHLRKVLERSGPFCRPDFEPSPNTLQFLSENCKLLVIGAGGLGCELLKDLALMGFGQIHLIDMDTIELSNLNRQFLFRQKDIGASKAEIAAKFINTRIPGCHVIPHFCKIQDKDEAFYRQFHIVISGLDSIVARRWINGMLISLLNYEDGELDQSSVIPMIDGGTEGFKGNARVILPGLTACIECTLDLYPPQVTYPLCTIANTPRLPEHCIEYVKVMQWPKENPFDCPIDGDDPQHINWIYEKSNERAVQFSIQGLTYRLVQGVVKNIIPAVASTNAVIAASCSTEVFKLATSCCSSLNNYMVLNDLDGIYTYTYEAEKKEDCLACSQIPREIQISNSTLKLKDLLAILCERVDLQMKNPGITANVNGKNKTLYMQTVASIEEKTRENLNRSLVELGLRNGSEIMVADSTTPNTVVMKLKFSTSTTDIDML, from the exons atgggCTCAGACTACGCGCACAGAAAATGGTGTCACTTGCGAAAGGTTTTGGAAAGATCCGGGCCGTTTTGCAGGCCCGACTTTGAACCCTCGCCGAACACTTTACAGTTTTTAAGCGAAAATTGCAAGTTATTAGTTATCGGAGCAGGAGGATTAGGCTGCGAACTTCTCAAAGATTTGGCGTTGATGGGATTCGGACAGATTCATTTAATCGATATGGATACTATTGAACTTTCCAACCTCAATAG GCAGTTTTTGTTCCGTCAGAAAGATATCGGCGCCTCAAAGGCTGAGATTGCagcaaaatttataaacacaCGAATACCCGGGTGCCATGTCATACCTCACTTTTGTAAAATACAAGACAAAGATGAGGCGTTCTATCGACAATTTCACATCGTAATCTCAGGCCTGGACTCTATTGTTGCCAGACGATGGATTAACGGCATGTTGATATCTCTGTTAAATTACGAAGATGGAGAATTGGATCAGTCTAGTGTCATTCCAATGATAGATGGAGGTACGGAAGGATTTAAAGGAAATGCCAGGGTGATTTTGCCTGGCCTGACTGCCTGTATCGAGTGTACATTAGATCTTTATCCTCCACAG GTTACATATCCGCTCTGCACAATAGCAAACACACCACGTTTACCCGAACACTGCATAGAGTACGTAAAAGTAATGCAATGGCCAAAAGAAAACCCATTTGATTGCCCTATCGACGGGGATGATCCGCAGCATATAAATTGGATctatgaaaaatcaaacgaaagGGCTGTTCAATTCAGTATTCAAGGCCTGACGTATAGACTAGTTCAAGgtgttgttaaaaatattattcccgCCGTTGCATCTACCAATGCAGTTATTGCTGCGTCATGTAGTACAGAAGTATTCAAACTAGCAACCAGTTGTTGTTCATCGCTGAACAATTACATG GTATTGAACGATTTGGACGGTATTTACACTTATACATATGAAGCTGAGAAGAAGGAAGATTGTCTAGCTTGCAGCCAGATCCCAAGAGAAATACAAATAAGTAATTCGACACTGAAGCTGAAAGATTTGCTAGCAATTTTATGCGAGAGGGTTGATCTGCAGATGAAAAATCCTGGTATAACTGCAAATGTCaatggaaaaaacaaaactcttTACATGCAAACAGTAGCTAGTATCGAGGAGAAGACTagagaaaatttgaacagATCCCTTGTTGAATTGGGTTTAAGAAATGGATCTGAAATAATGGTGGCTGACAGTACAACGCCAAATACAGTTGTAATGAAACTAAAATTCTCAACTAGTACTACAGATATAGACATGCTATAG